The segment TCAGAGTATTTTTAAAAcagtctttttttaaaattcacttagtattgttcgtttgaatctttccattgatgtttagtcaATGAAGTTTCGCTTATCTTAGATCCACTTACACACATACATACGATCTGTTATTTTAACACGCTTATTTTTACACACAAGGTGTCTCATACTCACTACAGTAAATTCTTACTTTCAACATTGTTAACATGATTGGATGATCTATTTAGTATACAGTTAACtagagaaccatgtacctaccAGATTGCTGAGTGTAGCATTGGGTTTACTTAAcattcaatcgctgagattttacaaataaatttttatcattaaattaCTTATAACATTCCTAAAAACCTTAGACTCAGCTTTTTGGTGTTGATCCTCAAATTTTTTGGAATTTTTCTTCGAAGTTATAACCCTACCGTCAGTTTGTTCCTTTATTCACAGTAAATTAGTTCCGTTCCGTATTTTGACTTAGATAAGTtgtgaaatgtttattttttattatcgtAATGCTTCGGCTTACTCCTAAATACATACAAGGAAATATATTTTGTCTTGACTGTTAGTTTTACTTTTTTGGCTGTTGTAATCGACGAAGCATGTTGTAAATTACTAAATGATTACTAATGTATGCACACAACAGTAACTCACTTCTGTAAATGTTAGTGGTACTATTCGGCTCAACAAACTGAAGTTGATGGGACCAGGGTTTTAGCCAGTGAGTGACAAGTAAAAACTTGTGTTTTTTAACCTTTAAGCTATCATAATAAATCAATACAGGTAAAATAGTGTAATGCCAGCTAAGGTAGAAGTAATATTCACtgtgaaattattttattttgatctcATGATTATTAGGTCCTTAATTGGACTAAGGATTTAACCGAAAAATTACGTTGACAAGTAAACAGTTCGGTATCAAGTTAGTACATTTTCCAcatgaattattattctaaGGACAGAAAAACCCTGAAAAGTAAACCCATGACATGAGAGTTACAAATTACTATGGAATTAATAAAAATCTGTAACAAAATATATGATAACTAACCGAAAAGCCGGAGAGTAAGGGCTCTTAGGCCAATCTGAGGTTTTGTGGGAAAACCAGCAAGTAACTTAGGATATGGAACCTTACAAGTGTCACGTACCAAATGAGGAGGATGCTTCATATTTAACACAGCGAAGTCATTCTTCAGCATATGCCCTACCACAATGCGATTCTGAAAAACAAGACGGATGTCAAATTGAATCCAATAATCatcattaatttgaaataaaatttaaattggATAATTGTACACAATTTACACTAGACTGATATGTGAATATAGATTAAAGCACTACATAGGTTTTTGAAATATCATACATTAATTTTATATTGAGCCTGTTACACAGACATTGAATTACACTACCACATAATCACCTttgatatttcaataaaatgtttGACCAGTAGCCATTGTAATCGCTAATATTTAAAACTAGGTGCTTACATGTATGATTTTTTCAACATGCTCTTGAACATAGGAATAGGGCATTGCACGAGACATGTCTTCTTGACGTATTCCACTCCATTTAGTGCGATAATCAGAAATTTCTCCTTCAGGTTTAACTATGATGTCACATAAAACTTTTCCCTCATGGTCAACAATACTAATGCGTCCTAAAGCATTAGAATTTTCGAGTCCAACCCCGACCATTTCACAGTCCAAAGCAATTGGACTCAAATTGATGGGACAGTTCATTTCAGACGTAAGATTTGATGAATCAAAAACTATAAAGGTGATCTGTAAGATAAACGGTCACTTACCTGGAGTAATGTTTTCTTCATGCTTACAAGAAAGACATTTAATCTGAATCGGACACGTGTACTTCTTTGGCGGACATTTACTACTAGATTTATAAGCATAAAAATAACTCTGTTACTACTATGTGCAAGTACTAAATAAGTAGGAATATTTTCTGAGTTATGACCATTATATCGATGACCAAAACTCTTAGGTAGGGCAGATTGAGGAGCTATGAATAGGATTGAAATATAACTGCATGAACTGCTAAGCCACAAACTATGTTACTCTTTCGTGCGATGCACTTACTATGAATATACAAAGCCACAGGTTTGAATTGAGACGGACGTAGTAAAACTTGTTAGGAAATAAGACAACTGTGCGTTTATCCAAGTTGTCACGATTCCGATCAACATCTACTAATTACGATAGATCTGATTTAAATGCACAAAGGCTGTCGGGCGATTACACATGACTCCATGAACAAAACTGTTAAGCAATTAAGGTGTGAGGAATATAAATATAGTTCCAACCTCAGGATGTAGAAAAGGGTTCAGATTTGTGAACCAGTCCTTATACATCAAGTTTGTAAAACAGTGAGTTTTAGCATGAGCAGTGGGTGAATATCAGAACTTTCAAATGGAAATTATCGATAATGCTGAATCGAATACCACACTAAGTACTAATTATTTGCAGAGTTTCATGGGGTATCTATCAAGACAAAATGCATTACATTTATGGGAGGCCGATGATTAGCTTTATTATTTATGCTTTAATCCTGACAAGACATCCGGAATCAGAAAAATGACAAAAGGTAATATCACTGATCATATTTACTGTTTACAAAAGTTGCTGCTAGGTGAAGACCTGGGAAATTTGAAGGCAACGTGCAATCTAGTGGAAGCCTCCTTGTACCGACATTTGTGTATTTAAGCAAATAAATAACTAGAAAAGGACCAACACAGGTCGTAGACCTGTCTTCAATACACAAGTCTGAAATCTTATTTAGTCCAGACTACGGCGTATGGACAAATCAACGACATTAAGGACAGCAAATCTTGGATTTCGACGCAAAATTTATTCATCTACATAGGTAACTAGCATTTTTGCATCATAACTTATGTCAGTTCGTGAAGACCCTAACTCTATCTTAACCCTAACGTCCAACTGCATATTCTAACATTAACTcattatattaattaataacCTATTAACGCTATTAAGTAGGTGGATATTCTAAAGGTCCCTGTGGCATCGCTCAAAAGTCGTGCGTAAATAATAGTCTTACTGAGTTTCGTTAGGCTTTCCACTAAAAAAGCTTTAGATGAGTGAATTTATCTATAAAACCGAGCAGCCATCAACAAATACTACTCTTTCACGCTTAAAGAGAATATAAATCGGAGGAACTAAGTATAGTaccaataaatataaaaatacacACCAATTATAGAACATAATaattcatcatgaactgacctaACCATTTCTATTAAGGAATGACAAGTATGGAACTTTGACGTCAAGATACTTTTAGCTGTAACGTCTTGAAAAGCAGTTACACAATATCAGCTCGAGAACTACATTAATGATAAGTAACAATCCCAACGGACAGCGCGCGCTGTTTCAAGAGTAGCAGGAAACCTCAATATATCCAATATTCGTGTGACAAAAGAGTGTAAACCAGCTACTCTTTTGAGATCATTTATTTTGCTTTCATGATTAGATTCCATGTCGTTTCCTCGTTTGATGTGGAGATTTAGTCTAACAACTCACACTAGCGCGTTATATATTGCCGTTCACTTGGAGGCGGGAACGATCTaaaacaacaacacaacagtcaggaccgGTAAGTGCCTCTGAAGTAAGAACACTTTGTACCGGcacaacatatatatttttgaaactGAAAGACGTGGTCCGAGTACAAAAGAGGAAACTTACTACGAGAGAGTTATATTCGCTGTTCTGAAGGTTCGGATCGCGTAGGGCTTGTTCCTCTTCTTTCAGTGCGTCtactctttgttgccctgcaataagaaaaacaaactcgcaTTGGTAGCGTCGTATGTGATGGTTTTTAATACCGTTACGTTACCCCCTCTCTCCATGAGGCACTGTCTTCAGTGCCTGATTGTGGAAATGGGTATGCTACCTCTCCTTCTATTATCACTTCATAATGGATGATAGCAGTCGGGGGGTTGACAAACTGGGTATCTGAGTGCACCGTTGTTccgtcttgcttcaattgattgTAGTGTTCTGTCATAACATCGTCTTCAGGCCGTTGGAGGGTACATAGGACGAATGTAGTAGGGGATCGAATAAACACACTTTCATAAGGCCTTTGCTAAGGCTGATGGAACTTACTGTATGTTCCTGGTGGAGCCAGAGGACGATGCAGCCAAACACGATCTCCGGGTTTGAATACAGGGTCTTTAGTTTATCGGTCGTGAAAATCCTTTTGTGTTTACTGGCGTTTTGTAGGTTGGTTTTAACCGAGCGATATGAGTCGGCTAGACGGCTGCGAAGGTTACGGGTGCATGGTACATGGTCCTAAGCTTCACATGGCAACAACAGCATTTGTATCTAAACAGGTAGGTGTAATTCATGTCCAAAGAGTAAAGTCGCGGGTGAAAATCCCGTTGACCCATGCACTGATGCGCGGTAAGCTAAAAGACATTGGCGTATTGCATCATCCCAATATTCCGTCgacattttattgataaacgATTGTAGAAGAGTTTTGATGGTTCTGTTTGTTCTTTCCACTAAACCGTTACCCCCTGAGTGATATGCAGTAGTGTGTGTTTTGCGGGTTCTCAATAATCGGCATACCTGGGCGACGAGATGGCTTTCAAAAGCTGCACCCTGGTCAGAATGGAGTGAGAATGGGAGCCATAAGGAGAGACCCAATGATCAATAAAAGCTAGAACGACCGTGGGTGCATCTTGTTGTGGTATAGGAACGGCTTCACATCATTTGCTAAAATAGTCCACCATCACCAGTATATGGCGGTTTCCGTTCTTTGACGTTGTAAGTGGCCCCATAATATCGATACCAACTCCCTGATGTGGACCTTCTGTCGTCATTGGAACTAACGGTGCACGGGGTATTTATTGAGGTGACTTGATGGCATAGCACGTGCTACGATTTTTGCAGAATTCTGCCACGTCTTCATGGATGGATGGCCACCAAAACCTCTGGCAAATCGCAGGTTCAGTCTTCCATTTCCCTGACTGCCCGAGTTCTCGGTGCACCTGCTCCATCATATTCTGAACTTGTACACGTGGTATTGTCAACAGTGGCTGTTTTTACTCACTAAATATAAATGACATGTCCCCACACAATCCCAGACTACTTTACTTGGCACAAAGACGGCGCGTCTCTGAGGAACGATCCTTTAACTCTGTCATAGATGGCTTATTATTTCCGTGTACTTGCCTTTGTTAAATGAATTGCAGGTCAGGAACTGCTGCTTGAAGAGACGGCCAGTCGATCTCAGGGGTTGTGCTAAGGACAGCACTGATGGCACTAGGAGAATAAGGTATATGAGGCAGGGAATCGGAGTTTGTGTGTCGGCTCCCTAGTTGGTATTCGCAAGTAAAATTGAATGCCTGTAATCTCTCCTGCCAGTGCGCTACCTGACCTTCTGGTTCGCGAAACGAACGAAGCCACCGTAGTTCATGATGGTCTGTGCGTACACGAAAAGGGCGTCCTAGGACGTAGCGACGAAAATGTTGCAAAACGTTTGCCAAAGCCAGCATCTCTCGGCGCGccgtagaataccttgtctctctCTTGTCTAACCGTCGACTAGCGTACTCCATGACCCTCTCTTGTCAGTCTTGTGCTGTTCGAGACAGGACTGCCAGGATAGCTGACGAGCTAGCATCAGTATCAAGTATAAACTCCCTTTCTTTAGCCGAAGTGTGCGGAAAAGCTAGTATGGGTGGAGCAGCAAGACATGACTTCAAAGTGTTAAATGCCTGTTGACATTCTGTGGTCGACGAAAATTTCCGTCCTTTATGCGTCAGGCGATGTAAAGGTGCTGCCAGGGATGCGAAATCGCATACGGAACGTCTATAGTAAGAAGCGAGCCCCAGGAAGCTGAGAAAATCCCCAGCAAATTTCGACTGTGGCCAGTGAGTAATGACTCCTATTTCTTCCTTATCTGTTCCTACCCCATCTTCCGTAATGCGATGTCCTAAAAAGAGTACttttttgaaagagtcgacatTTGGACAGTTTCACCTTTAAGTTGTGCTGCCTAATACGTTGTTGGACTTCCCTCAAGTTAGCATTATGCTTTTAGGGCGTGCTACCATACACACTAATATCATCAAGGTAAATCAAGCACTTGTGTGGCACGAGGCCATGTAGAACTGTCTGCATGAGTCGTTGGAAGGTGGCTGGGGCATTAGTTAGCCCGAAAGGCACCACCTGAAATTCGTATGGA is part of the Schistosoma mansoni strain Puerto Rico chromosome 1, complete genome genome and harbors:
- a CDS encoding rex4-related (xpmc2); protein product: MESNHESKINDLKRVAGLHSFVTRILDILRFPATLETARAVRWDCYLSLISKCPPKKYTCPIQIKCLSCKHEENITPVFDSSNLTSEMNCPINLSPIALDCEMVGVGLENSNALGRISIVDHEGKVLCDIIVKPEGEISDYRTKWSGIRQEDMSRAMPYSYVQEHVEKIIHNRIVVGHMLKNDFAVLNMKHPPHLVRDTCKVPYPKLLAGFPTKPQIGLRALTLRLFGISIQNAEHCSIEDARASMAIYRLVQDIWEADLLKTTKNKKKN